In Xiphophorus hellerii strain 12219 chromosome 13, Xiphophorus_hellerii-4.1, whole genome shotgun sequence, the following proteins share a genomic window:
- the LOC116731478 gene encoding zinc finger and BTB domain-containing protein 12 — translation METVCFRLPGHGDTTLKHMNSLRSRQHFCDITIVASNNQTFKGHKVVLAACSPFLRDQFLLNPSPRLQVSMLYSSSVVCDLLQSCYTGMLQFSPEEIVNYLTAASYFQMEHIVERCRAALERYVQLKNPNLLKMAEEDGQVRPVILSANVHSVASPLTTQPSPIEQHSPAVITLEEEGSETSVQHAGDSPVLDEPDAKVNAMGEEDENRPEDYSVYRVYIPEEELANQDREADKGDSADVPQDLCYPETNRIFIAGDGSECDLDSAEDLSFGGLRAFRRRLSEPKISRGRGRGRGRGFKKRKWGSSQEKRSPTLAHRQDLWYTAAAGLGGGFALDFSQEDLKTAANYFVDFPRLDFALGSVHGEKVSPINQFSLEESGSGEGSSGLNAVGTNEGGDESVAVVGSTSSVTGPVICEHCGLTFPSAHSLAVHSRSTHLLYVCPCCGKHFHHSSNLTRHMAVHRGAAKAHQCPLCYKTFTQKSTLIDHMNLHSGERPHRCAYCHARFAHKPALRRHLKEQHGKTTGQNSLHEQEERARETALREPEEEQECLVTEQTEQVS, via the exons ATGGAGACTGTGTGTTTCCGGCTACCGGGACACGGGGACACGACCCTGAAGCACATGAACTCCCTCCGGTCCCGCCAACATTTCTGCGACATCACCATCGTTGCCAGCAACAACCAGACCTTCAAAGGTCATAAGGTCGTGCTGGCGGCCTGCTCGCCCTTCCTGAGGGATCAGTTTCTCCTCAACCCCTCACCCAGGCTTCAG GTGTCGATGCTGTACAGCTCCTCGGTCGTGTGCGACTTGCTGCAGTCGTGCTACACCGGCATGTTGCAGTTCAGTCCTGAGGAGATCGTCAACTACCTGACTGCTGCTAGCTACTTCCAGATGGAGCACATCGTGGAGCGCTGCAGAGCCGCGCTGGAGAGATACGTGCAACTAAAGAACCCCAATCTGCTGAAA ATGGCTGAGGAGGACGGTCAGGTCAGACCGGTTATTCTCAGTGCCAACGTTCATTCAGTTGCTTCACCTCTGACCACTCAGCCCTCCCCCATCGAGCAGCACAGCCCTGCAGTCATCACACTGGAGGAAGAAGGCAGCGAAACATCTGTTCAGCACGCCGGCGACAGCCCCGTGCTGGATGAGCCCGACGCCAAG GTAAATGCGATGGGTGAGGAGGATGAGAACCGGCCGGAGGACTACAGCGTTTACAGAGTGTACATCCCAGAGGAAGAGCTGGCGAACCAAGACAGGGAGGCGGACAAGGGAGACTCTGCCGATGTTCCTCAGGATCTGTGTTACCCAGAAACCAACAGGATTTTCATAGCAGGAGACGGCAGCGAATGCGACTTGGACTCTGCTGAGGATCTGAGTTTCGGGGGCCTCAGAGCGTTCAGGCGAAGACTGTCCGAGCCGAAAATCAGCCGCGGCAGAGGGAGAGGCAGGGGAAGGGGATTCAAGAAACGAAAGTGGGGATCATCCCAAGAGAAAAGGTCGCCGACTTTAGCTCACCGTCAGGATCTGTGGTACACCGCCGCTGCTGGACTGGGAGGGGGCTTTGCCCTGGACTTCAGCCAGGAGGATCTGAAGACCGcagcaaattattttgttgatttccCCCGGTTGGACTTTGCTTTGGGCAGCGTTCACGGTGAAAAGGTCTCCCCCATTAATCAGTTCTCCCTGGAAGAATCTGGCTCCGGCGAAGGGAGTTCAGGGTTGAACGCTGTCGGCACAAACGAAGGAGGGGACGAGTCCGTCGCCGTGGTGGGCTCCACTTCCAGCGTGACGGGGCCTGTAATTTGCGAGCACTGTGGCCTCACTTTCCCCTCAGCGCACTCCCTGGCCGTCCACTCCCGTTCCACCCACCTCCTGTACGTCTGCCCCTGCTGCGGGAAGCACTTCCACCACTCCAGCAACCTCACCCGACACATGGCCGTGCACCGAGGGGCCGCCAAGGCCCACCAGTGCCCCCTGTGCTACAAGACGTTCACCCAGAAGTCCACGCTGATAGACCACATGAACCTCCACAGCGGGGAGCGGCCGCATAGATGCGCCTACTGTCATGCCCGCTTCGCCCACAAGCCCGCCTTACGACGCCACCTGAAGGAGCAGCACGGGAAAACCACGGGGCAGAACTCCCTGCACGAGCAGGAGGAGCGGGCGAGAGAAACTGCACTAAGAGAGCCGGAGGAAGAACAGGAATGCCTGGTTACTGAACAAACTGAGCAAGTGTCATGA
- the nelfe gene encoding negative elongation factor E isoform X1 has translation MVLFPNSLTEEEESLQKKYAKLKKKKKALLALKKQSSTNQTNQSGLKRTLSDQPVVDTATATEQAKMLIKSGAISAIKSETKNSGFKRSRMLEIKLKDPEKGPAPAFLPFQRSVSIDDDPHESGKRGQMKSLYESFVSSSDRYRDEEEGGGLSSSRDVDRERDRDIDREWERDRDRDRDREREQDRDRGRDRDRDRERERERERERHRERSRERDRDQDRERDRDRDTPFRRSDSYPERRGVRKGNTVYVYGSGLVEDSLRSAFSHHGNIIDLSMDNPRNCAFITFEKMESADQAVAELNGAVVGDVHIRVSIARKQPMLDAATGKSVWASLAVQNSTKGSYRDKRNQVVYSEDFLE, from the exons ATGGTGTTGTTTCCGAACTCACTaacggaggaagaggagtctCTACAGAAGAAGTATGCTAAACTTAAGAAAAAG AAAAAGGCACTTCTTGCACTGAAGAAGCAGAGTtcaaccaaccaaacaaaccagagtgGCTTGAAACGGA cgCTGTCGGATCAGCCTGTTGTTGATACCGCAACAGCGACAGAGCAAGCTAAGATGCTCATCAAGTCAGGCGCCATCAGCGCCATTAAATCAGAGACCAAGAACTCCGGCTTCAAACGCTCCCGAATGCTAGAAATCAAACTTAAG GACCCAGAAAAAGGTCCGGCTCCTGCCTTCCTACCCTTCCAAAGGAGTGTCTCTATAGATGATGATCCACATGAG TCTGGAAAGAGAGGTCAAATGAAGAGTCTGTATGAAAG CTTCGTTAGTTCAAGCGACCGATACCGGGATGAAGAAGAAGGAGGCGGCTTGTCGTCCAGCCGTGATGTGGACCGAGAAAGGGACAGAGACATAGACAGGGAGTGGGAAAGAGACAGAGATCGGGATCGAGACCGGGAACGGGAACAGGATAGAGACAGAGGCCgggacagagacagagacagggaaagagaaagagaacgagaaagagaaagacacagagaacgaagcagagagagagacagagaccaGGACAGGGAGCgggacagagacagagacacaccTTTCAGAA gATCGGACTCGTACCCGGAGCGCAGAGGTGTGCGTAAGGGGAACACGGTGTATGTTTACGGCTCCGGCCTGGTGGAGGACAGCCTGCGCTCGGCCTTCTCCCATCATGGGAACATCATCGACCTCTCAATGGACAACCCGCGCAA TTGTGCATTTATCACGTTTGAGAAGATGGAGTCTGCAGACCAGGCTGTAGCTGAG TTGAATGGAGCTGTGGTGGGAGACGTTCATATCAGAGTCAGCATTGCCAGGAAGCAGCCCATGCTGGACGCTGCCACCGGAAAATCAGTGTGGGCCTCCCTCG CTGTGCAGAACAGCACCAAAGGCTCGTACAGGGATAAGAGGAACCAGGTGGTCTACAGTGAAGACTTCCTGgaataa
- the nelfe gene encoding negative elongation factor E isoform X2: MVLFPNSLTEEEESLQKKYAKLKKKKKALLALKKQSSTNQTNQSGLKRTLSDQPVVDTATATEQAKMLIKSGAISAIKSETKNSGFKRSRMLEIKLKDPEKGPAPAFLPFQRSVSIDDDPHESGKRGQMKSLYESFVSSSDRYRDEEEGGGLSSSRDVDRERDRDIDREWERDRDRDRDREREQDRDRGRDRDRDRERERERERERHRERSRERDRDQDRERDRDRDTPFRRSDSYPERRGVRKGNTVYVYGSGLVEDSLRSAFSHHGNIIDLSMDNPRNCAFITFEKMESADQAVAEVKSFHQGACCGGAGG; the protein is encoded by the exons ATGGTGTTGTTTCCGAACTCACTaacggaggaagaggagtctCTACAGAAGAAGTATGCTAAACTTAAGAAAAAG AAAAAGGCACTTCTTGCACTGAAGAAGCAGAGTtcaaccaaccaaacaaaccagagtgGCTTGAAACGGA cgCTGTCGGATCAGCCTGTTGTTGATACCGCAACAGCGACAGAGCAAGCTAAGATGCTCATCAAGTCAGGCGCCATCAGCGCCATTAAATCAGAGACCAAGAACTCCGGCTTCAAACGCTCCCGAATGCTAGAAATCAAACTTAAG GACCCAGAAAAAGGTCCGGCTCCTGCCTTCCTACCCTTCCAAAGGAGTGTCTCTATAGATGATGATCCACATGAG TCTGGAAAGAGAGGTCAAATGAAGAGTCTGTATGAAAG CTTCGTTAGTTCAAGCGACCGATACCGGGATGAAGAAGAAGGAGGCGGCTTGTCGTCCAGCCGTGATGTGGACCGAGAAAGGGACAGAGACATAGACAGGGAGTGGGAAAGAGACAGAGATCGGGATCGAGACCGGGAACGGGAACAGGATAGAGACAGAGGCCgggacagagacagagacagggaaagagaaagagaacgagaaagagaaagacacagagaacgaagcagagagagagacagagaccaGGACAGGGAGCgggacagagacagagacacaccTTTCAGAA gATCGGACTCGTACCCGGAGCGCAGAGGTGTGCGTAAGGGGAACACGGTGTATGTTTACGGCTCCGGCCTGGTGGAGGACAGCCTGCGCTCGGCCTTCTCCCATCATGGGAACATCATCGACCTCTCAATGGACAACCCGCGCAA TTGTGCATTTATCACGTTTGAGAAGATGGAGTCTGCAGACCAGGCTGTAGCTGAG GTTAAATCTTTCCATcaaggggcgtgctgtggtggtgcagggggttag